A single region of the Legionella oakridgensis ATCC 33761 = DSM 21215 genome encodes:
- a CDS encoding ATP-dependent zinc protease — protein sequence MASNEKTIYGYIEKATLVSENLTLSAKLDTGAKSASLNATHISKIEIDGKPYLRFIVPSKEGDIIFKCEYAGDVNIKARVGERHAEPLLRQAIKRPVVLMKIKIANKERLIRVNLTNRKHFTYPLLLGREAIIAFDGIIDPSLTYTIKTKPMDTE from the coding sequence ATGGCAAGTAATGAAAAAACGATTTACGGCTATATTGAAAAAGCTACTCTGGTTAGTGAGAATCTGACCCTGTCAGCCAAGCTTGATACTGGGGCCAAATCTGCCTCCCTAAATGCAACCCACATCAGTAAAATCGAAATAGACGGAAAACCTTATTTAAGATTTATTGTACCAAGTAAAGAAGGCGATATAATATTCAAATGCGAATATGCCGGCGATGTCAATATCAAAGCGCGGGTAGGTGAACGACATGCAGAGCCACTGCTACGACAAGCCATTAAGCGTCCAGTAGTATTAATGAAGATTAAAATTGCCAATAAAGAACGTCTTATTCGTGTTAATCTGACAAATCGTAAACATTTTACTTATCCTCTCCTGTTAGGCAGGGAAGCAATCATTGCTTTTGATGGCATTATCGATCCCAGTTTGACATACACGATTAAAACCAAACCTATGGATACAGAATGA
- a CDS encoding DUF4254 domain-containing protein, whose amino-acid sequence MHFLNLVTQITTLQHDCIIAWKKNDIKLTQEGILRFVEENHAFNYQLWHAEDRARRDDMGFEFVYRAKREIDHYNQQRNNRMEAMDEWIFNQLRPSQAPHCPVHSETPGMMIDRLSILALKTYHMKLQTQRTDVEESHRQTCLAKLAVIEEQKLQLQACLTQLFDEILKQTRTFKIYHQFKMYNDPKLNPELYQSKA is encoded by the coding sequence ATGCACTTTTTAAATTTAGTAACGCAAATTACAACGCTGCAACACGATTGCATTATTGCTTGGAAAAAAAATGACATTAAGCTGACTCAAGAAGGCATTTTAAGATTTGTAGAAGAAAATCATGCTTTTAACTATCAACTTTGGCATGCTGAAGATCGCGCGCGACGAGACGATATGGGATTTGAGTTTGTCTATCGCGCTAAACGTGAAATTGATCATTATAATCAACAACGTAATAATCGCATGGAAGCCATGGATGAATGGATATTTAATCAATTGCGACCCTCTCAGGCTCCCCATTGTCCAGTTCACTCTGAAACACCGGGGATGATGATTGACCGATTATCGATTCTAGCCTTAAAAACTTATCACATGAAACTGCAAACCCAACGAACGGATGTGGAAGAATCGCATCGGCAAACCTGTCTCGCCAAATTAGCCGTTATTGAAGAACAGAAGCTGCAATTACAAGCCTGCCTAACCCAGCTTTTTGATGAAATTCTCAAGCAAACAAGAACGTTTAAAATCTATCATCAATTTAAAATGTACAATGATCCTAAACTAAATCCGGAATTATACCAGAGTAAGGCTTAG